ATAAAATGAGCCCACAACTAAAATAACTTGCGGTTTAGGGCCCCTTACTGATTGATTAGCCGCCTTTAAAGCGGCTTCAATTGCTGGATATTCAGGCGTTGTTTGGCCCGTTATCTGCGTGTATAGCGCCCCTAATTCAGCAACTGGTAATTGGCGGTCATCCGGATTGATGGGGGTCGTTAAAATAAACCGCGCTGGTAGTTGCGTTAAAAGCTGTAAGCATTCAGCAACCGCCTTATCTTTTAAAAAGCCAGTCACAATCGTTAAGTCGTAATCACTGTAGCGTTCTTGAACACTCCGGACAAACTGCCGAATGCCATCCGGATTATGGGCGCCATCAATCACAACTAGCGGCTCTGTTGCCAAGCGCTCAAAGCGACCTGGCAGGCCAACCTGCTCTAAAGCACGTTGTAAAACGGCTTCGTCTAGCGCTTGCCCTTGATCGCGACAAAATTGACGATACCAGGTCAGTACCGTTAGGAGATTCTCTAATTGATAGGTCCCCGCCAAGGCTAAAGAAATCGTTAATGATGCACGCTCGGGTAATTTAATCGTCACCGCTTGGCCCGCGCTGGTTGGATGACTTGTGACGAGCCAATCACGGGAAGCAATCTGCAGCGGTGCTGATTGTCGCCCAGCTTCAGCCTCTAAAACGTGCAAAGCCGTTTTCGTTTGTTCGGGAGCCACAATAACTGGCGTTTGTGGCCGAATAATTTTAGATTTGGTCGTAGCGATTGCCTCAATCGTATCACCCAATAATGCCATGTGATCGAGACTAATCTTCGTAAATAGCGTGTAGGCCACTCGATCAACCGCATTGGTTGCATCTAACGCACCACCCAAGCCACATTCCCACAGGACATAATCGACTTGTTGTTGCTTAAAATAGACCAACGCCACCAATACTAATGTTTCAAAGTACGATAAGTCCGTCGTCGGATCAAAGCCGAGTTTTTTTAAAACGGTTTGGACCGTCGTCAATAACCGTTCAAACTGCGCCTTTGAAATCAACTGCCGGTTAATCTGAATACTTTCCTCGACTGCCATGATATGCGGACTCGTAAATAACCCCACGGAGTAGCCAGATGCTTGCAGAATTGCCGCAATCATCGCACTCGTTGAGCCTTTGCCATTCGTTCCACAAACATGAATAATTGAAAAAGCATGATCTGGCTGCCCCATCGCCTTTAAAATCTGGCGCAAGAGCGTCACTCGTTCGTCTTCACCATATAACATCCCTGGTAATTGCGTGATTATTTCCTCATCTTGCATACTAAAATCCCCTATTTTAATAGTTGTAGAAATTCACTGCGTAATTGGCGGTCGGTTTTAAAATTACCGCTGTAAAAAGTCGTATGGGTCTGACTATTGGCCTTCTTAATGCCGCGCATCTCAACACACATATGGCGCGCCGTCACTTGAACCGCAACCCCGTGTGGCTTTAATATTTGATTTAAAATTTGTCCGATATCACGCGTTAAATTTTCCTGAACGCTCAAGCGTTTTGAAACGAAATCCACTAACCGGGGAATTTTACTCAAGCCGATAATCTGCCCGTTGGCTGGTAAATAGGCCACGCTAACCTGACCAAAAAAGGGCAACATGTGGTGCTCACACATCGAATAAAACGGAATGTCTTGCATCATCACCATCTGATCATCATCGGTCTCTTCAGTTTCAAATAACTTATAGTCCTTAAAGATGGTTTCCCCCTGATAGGCCAAAACTTCTCCGTACATTTTAGCAACCCGTTGGGGGGTTTCTAATACGCCAGCACGCTCAGGATCATCGCCAACTTGCTTTAAAATATCACGCACATCTTTTTCAATTTGCTGCTTTGCTTGTTCTATCATCGTTTACCTCTTCTAATCGTTTAATCGTCTGGGTTTGATCCTGCTGTAAGACATCAATCTGGGTTTCAATCACTTCTTTTTGATAAAAGTCAGCCCCACAGATTTCTAAGATTGGCACTAGCACAAATAACCGCTTGAAGGCTTCTGGATGGGGAATCACTAATGTGTCACTCTGTAAGACCAGCTCATTAAAGAAAATGATATCTAGGTCCAACGTTCGCGGCCCCCAGTGAATTGTTCGTTCCCGCCGACACGCCTGCTCAATTTGATGTAAGACAACCAACAACTGAGCCGGCGTATAATCGGTACTGATTTTTAAAGCACCGTTGATAAAATCGGCTTGTTCAACTGGCCCCACCGGCGCGGTTTGGTAAAAAGCCGACTGCCGTTCAATTTGAATTTTCGGATCAGCTGCCAAAAGGGCTAGCGCCTGATTAATATTCGCCTTTAAATCACCCATATTACTGCCGTAACTAATATAAACTTGGTTAATCAAACTCAACCCTCCATCTCGATTTCGACATGGTCAAAAATACCTTCAATCGGCACCGCAATTTTACGCACCTTAACCGCGACTGAGCCAATTCGTTCAGTATCAAGGGCGTGAATTGCCTGGATAATCTCATGCGCGATAGTTTCAACCAAATTAGCGCGTGATTTGGCGATTAATTGGGCAATCACTTCATAGAAATCCGCATAACTGACTGTATCCGTTAATTCGTCTCCTTGATAAGGCGTCATGATTGCCACCTTTAAGTCAATTTCAATTCGCTGCCCTAGATCCTTCTCAGCTTGAAAAACACCAATATGCGAATGAAACTGCATATTATTAATTTTAATATGATACATCAGTCCGCCTCCTAATAACCGTTCGTTGGCTAATATTTTATCACAAATATACGGAATTCATTCGGATAATGCCGCTAAATATTTAAATTGACGAAATTTCGTTCATAATTTTCATCATTTTTTAACAATTCACAAACTTGATAATCTTAAATAAATCTGCATAAAATGATGTCGTTCTCTCATCATTATATATCAGCGCATTTCCCCAATAAAAAAATACTGCCTAACCGAAATGATTAAGCAGTATTGCTATTTTTAAAAATAACTAAAAAAAACATTATTAGTCACACAATTGACTTCGAGAACCATTTAATTTAATCTATCAATAAACTGAAAGTAGGTCATAAAATGCTAACGAATCAATTAGCAACCACCTCAGACTATGCGCTAGTCCTCGATATTTGGGAACGGTCCGTTTTAGCGACGCATAACTTCTTGCAACCTGAAGACGTAATCTTTTATAAAACACAAATCCCCCAATTTCTGGCTCAAACGGTTCTCAGAATCTGGTCACTAGATAACCAGCCAATCGGGTTTAGTGGTACCAACGCTCAAGAATTAGAGATGCTATTTCTCGATCCTCATTACATTGGTGGCGGGTATGGCCATCAAATTTTAGATTGGTTAATCAATAATCAACAGATTAATAAAATTGATGTAAATGAACAAAATCAACGTGCCAAAACGTTCTACTTAAAGCACGGCTTTACCGTTGCATCTCGCAGTGAACGCGATGGTTTTGATAAACCATATCCGATTTTACATTTGACAAGATAAATAGCTTTCTACAAAAGAAGCCACACTATCCATTAGATAGTGTGTCCTCTTTTAATTAGACCATTTTACATTGTTGTGCCACATTCTGACCGCCAACCATTAAGCAGCCGCAACCGACCATTTCTGCCAGCTGGGCGTCCAATTGAACCATCACATCATGAATTGTTTTCAGATCCGCACGAGGTTCGTAACGACAAACAAACAAAGGTAAATCATTGCGAGTATAGTAGTAACTCATCTGCCCCACGATACCGACGCCTACTTTAGTTAACATGACGTTCCCAGTCTCATTTAGCGTTAAAGAATACTGATCATTAATCCGTGCTGGTTCAAAGTGTTTCATTCAACTCGCTCCTGACATTTTATTACTGCTAATATCTTACAACAGAAAAAAATTAAATAACATTCTTGACATGCATCTTGAACAGATTACTGGCACTAGAGCTCTAAAATTATTCTAGTAAACATTGTGAGCAATTACATTGTCCCAACTTCTTGAAGATGTTATTTTTAAGTTAAAGAAGGAGGTGTTGAACTATGAAGACTTTAGACAATATCGCTCTTGCCTTATTAATCGTAGGTGGTTTAAACTGGCTACTTGTTGGTTTATTTAAATTCGACCTTGTGGCTATGCTATTTGGCGGCCAAGCAGCTATTATTTCACGAATTGTTTATGTCCTAGTTGGACTAAGTGCGCTCTACTGTATTAAATTATTTGCTAATATCAATAACATGGCACGTTAATAACATGAAAAAAGCCCTCACTTGAGGGCTTTTTTTGATGACTATATTTAAAAAGTTCTAGTCCACTAGCCTTTTTAATTAGCCGACAGACCCTTCCATTTCATAGCTAATCAATCGATTCAATTCCACCGCGTATTCCATTGGGAGTTCCTTGGTGAATGGTTCGACAAAGCCCATGATGATCATTTCGGTTGCTTTGGCTTCCGAGATGCCACGGCTCATCAAGTAATAGAGTTGTTCTTCTGAAATTTTGGAGACTTTGGCTTCATGTTCCATTGAGACGTTCCCGTTTAAGATTGTATTATACGGAATCGTGTCGGAACTGGATTTATCATCCATAATAATCGTATCACATTCGACGTGGGCAAAAGAGCCGTCACTGTCGCGTTCAAAACGAACAGTGCCTCGATAATCAACGGCACCACCGTCTTTGGCAATCGATTTTGAAACGATTGAGGACGACGTATTTGGTGCGGCATGAATCATCCGGGCGCCACTGTCTTGGTCAACACCTTCGCCAGCAACAGCGATTGATAGCATTGTGCCCCGGGCGCCTTCGCCATCGAGATAGACACTTGGGTATTTCATAGTCATTTTAGAACCGAGGTTCCCATCGACCCATTCCATTGTCGCATTTTCCATGGCTTGAGCCCGTTTGGTTTCCAAACTATAAACATTCTTCGACCAGTTTTGAATCGTTGTGTACCGGCAATAAGCATCCCGTTTCACGAAGACTTCAACGACCGCCGCGTGCAAGCTATCACTTGAATAACTGGGTGCAGTACAACCTTCGACGTAATTCACGCTGGCGCCTTCATCAACAACGATCAATGTCCGTTCGAATTGACCTGAGTTTTCAGCGTTAATCCGGAAGTATGATTGGATTGGAATATCTGTCCGCACACCTTTTGGCACGTAGATGAAGGTCCCACCAGACCAAACAGCCGAGTTGAGCGCTGAAAATTTATTGTCGGTTGGTTTAACCAAAGTACTGAAGTATTCCTTCACGATATCGGGATATTCGCGCAAGGCAGTATCCATATCGGTAAAGATAATCCCGAGCTTTTCAAATTCATCGCGCATATTGTGGTAAACCACTTCTGATTCATATTGCGCACTGGACCCAGCCAAGTATTTCCGTTCAGCTTCTGGAACCCCTAAGCGGTCAAAAGTCTCCTTGATTTTATCAGGGACATCTTCCCAATCGCGGTATTGTTTATCAGTCGCCTTTTGGTAGTACAGCATATGCTCTAAATCCAGGCCGGATAAATCTGGGCCAAAATCGGGCATTGGCATTTTTTCGTAAGCATGAAATGATTTTAAACGGAAGTCTAACATCCATTGGGGTTCTTTTTTCTCGTGCGAAATTGCGCGCACAACATCTTCAGTTAAGCCCCGGCCGGTTGAAAAGACGGGTTCAACATCATCGCTAAAGCCGTAATCGTAGTTCTCAAATTGGGGCATCGTCGTCTCTTCTGTCATTAATCTGTTCCCTCCGTTTCTGCATGGTTCACAATTTGACCCGTTGTTGCTGTGTTGGTATCGCTATTGAGCGCTTTGTGGAGCGCCTTCCAAGCAAGCGTAGCACATTTAATCCGCGCTGGAAATTGTTGCACGCCCTGCAAAATGGCCGCATCTTCTAGAATTGTCCAATCTTCATCGCGATCACCAATCACCATGTCTGAAAAGCGTTCGATCATCACTTCAGCTTCAGCAGGTGTTTTATGCAAGACCGCATCGGTCATCATGCTGGCAGAGGCTTGACTGATGGTGCAGCCTTCCCCTGAAAAAGCAATCTGGCTAATCCGGTTATCTTCAAGTGCAATCTCCAACTGCAACGCATCGCCACAAGTTGGGTTACGTAATTCAATTTCATGATCGACAGTGTCTAAATGACCATGATGGTGCGGATGTTGCGAATGGTCTAAGATGACCTGTCGATATAAGTTATCTAATTTAGAGAGTGCCATTTTGGAAAAACTCCTTTGCTGCTTGAATCGCGGCCACTAAGGCTTGTACGTCTTCTGACGTATTGTAGAGGTAGAAACTCGCGCGAGCCGTTGCCGCAACGTTTAGCCACTGCATCAGTGGTTGTGCGCAATGATGCCCCGCGCGAACAGCGACCCCTTCCATATCGAGGGCTGTTGCTAAATCGTGCGGATGGAGATTATCCAGATTAAAAGCAATCACACCCGTTCGCTGACTAGCTTCTTGCGGCCCATAAATCGTTAACCCTTCGACGGCTTGTAAGGCCGGTAATGCTTCGGCGACTAAAGCCTGCTCATGTGCCTGGATATTGGTCATCCCAATCTGATTCAGATAATCAATCGCAGCCCCTAAACCAATCGCGCCAGCAATATTGGGGGTTCCACCTTCTAAGCGCCAAGGCAGTTCTTTGAAGGTCGATTCTTGTAAGCCAACAAAATCAATCATCTCCCCACCGTATTCAACGGGTGGTAACTGCTCGAGCAAGGCCTGCTTACCATACAAGATACCGATCCCTGTTGGACCCAACATTTTATGCCCTGAAAAAGCATAAAAATCTGCATCCAGCGCCTGCACATCAACTGGCATATGCGGAACAGCTTGTGCGCCATCAACGACCATATAGCCACCTTGGGCATGGACTAGTGCCGCAATCGTCTTCACTGGATTGACAACGCCTAAAACGTTAGAAGCATGCGCTAAACTGACGATTTTAGTCCGCGGACCAATGACCTGCTTAGCAGCGTCTAAATCTAACTGACCATCTGTCAATAGATCGATGTAGCGTAGTTTGGCCCCCGTCTTTTTAGCAAGTTGTTGCCAAGGGACTAGGTTGCTATGGTGTTCCATGTAGCTGATAACAATTTCATCGCCAGCTTGGACAACGGTTGGTCCAAAACTACCGGCGATCCAGTTTAAACTCTGCGTGGTTCCTTTTGTGAAGACAATCTCCGCTGAAGAAGCCGCATTGATAAATTGTTGAACTTTAACCCGTGCAGCCTCGTATTGAGCAGTCGCTCGTTCCGCCAACGTATGCACACCCCGGTGAACATTGGCATTGTCATGTTGGTAGTAATTCACTAATTGGTCGATCACCACTTGTGGCTTTTGGGTTGTCGCTGCGTTATCCAAATAAACCAAGGGTTCGTCATTCACCAATTGTTCTAAAATTGGAAAATCTTGCCGACTAGTGTTCAGACTTTTGCCCATCGATTAACTTCCTCTCGATTGTGTCCGTTAATTGTTGACGAACATTTTTGTCCGGAATTTCTGTCAGGACGGCGCCTAAGAACCCACGAATCACTAAGCGTTGTGCAACTTCTTTAGACAAGCCCCGACTCATGAGATAGTACATTTGTTGTTCATTAACACGACCAACACTGGCAGCGTGACCGGCTTGAACATCATTTTCATCGATTAATAATAGCGGATTGGCATCCCCACGGGCCGTTCGTGATAACATCAAGACCCGGTTTTCTTGTTGTGCATCGGCACCTTTAGCGCCTTTGATGATGTGCCCAATCCCGTTAAAAGTCAGGGTCGCATCTTCTAAAATAACACCATGTTGCAAGATATGGCCGATTGAACGCGGTCCAATATTCGTCACCCGCGTATCGATTCCTTGAATTTGTTTCCCAGTTGAAATGGCGACCACTTTTGTTTCAGCATGCGAACCATCGCCGACTAAATCAGAATCGAAATCGCCAATGATATTGCCATCATTCATGAAGCCCAGTGCCCAATCAATCCGAGCATCCCGCATTAAGTGCCCCCGACGGTTCAGATAAGTCGTGACAGACTTACCAAACGCATCAACAGCTGAGAAATGCACGTGACTATTATCCTTAGCAATCACTTCAACCACCATATTAGCTAGGTTCTTGTGATCACCCATTGTTTGTAGATTTTCTAGATAACTAAACTCACTGTTTTGTTCTGCCACAATTAAAACGTGATGGATAAAATCAGTGGCTTGCGTGCTATCTTGGACATAATAAGCCGTAATCGGTTGCTTAATCACCACATTCTTCGGTACGTACAAGAACATCCCACTGTTCATCAAGGCTGTATGAAAGGCCGTCAAACGATCTTCATCCGGTTTAACCGTCACTTGCATATAGTATTCATGAACTAATTCAGGA
This DNA window, taken from Latilactobacillus sakei, encodes the following:
- the folK gene encoding 2-amino-4-hydroxy-6-hydroxymethyldihydropteridine diphosphokinase, with product MSLINQVYISYGSNMGDLKANINQALALLAADPKIQIERQSAFYQTAPVGPVEQADFINGALKISTDYTPAQLLVVLHQIEQACRRERTIHWGPRTLDLDIIFFNELVLQSDTLVIPHPEAFKRLFVLVPILEICGADFYQKEVIETQIDVLQQDQTQTIKRLEEVNDDRTSKAAN
- a CDS encoding cysteine desulfurase, translated to MGKSLNTSRQDFPILEQLVNDEPLVYLDNAATTQKPQVVIDQLVNYYQHDNANVHRGVHTLAERATAQYEAARVKVQQFINAASSAEIVFTKGTTQSLNWIAGSFGPTVVQAGDEIVISYMEHHSNLVPWQQLAKKTGAKLRYIDLLTDGQLDLDAAKQVIGPRTKIVSLAHASNVLGVVNPVKTIAALVHAQGGYMVVDGAQAVPHMPVDVQALDADFYAFSGHKMLGPTGIGILYGKQALLEQLPPVEYGGEMIDFVGLQESTFKELPWRLEGGTPNIAGAIGLGAAIDYLNQIGMTNIQAHEQALVAEALPALQAVEGLTIYGPQEASQRTGVIAFNLDNLHPHDLATALDMEGVAVRAGHHCAQPLMQWLNVAATARASFYLYNTSEDVQALVAAIQAAKEFFQNGTL
- the sufB gene encoding Fe-S cluster assembly protein SufB, which encodes MTEETTMPQFENYDYGFSDDVEPVFSTGRGLTEDVVRAISHEKKEPQWMLDFRLKSFHAYEKMPMPDFGPDLSGLDLEHMLYYQKATDKQYRDWEDVPDKIKETFDRLGVPEAERKYLAGSSAQYESEVVYHNMRDEFEKLGIIFTDMDTALREYPDIVKEYFSTLVKPTDNKFSALNSAVWSGGTFIYVPKGVRTDIPIQSYFRINAENSGQFERTLIVVDEGASVNYVEGCTAPSYSSDSLHAAVVEVFVKRDAYCRYTTIQNWSKNVYSLETKRAQAMENATMEWVDGNLGSKMTMKYPSVYLDGEGARGTMLSIAVAGEGVDQDSGARMIHAAPNTSSSIVSKSIAKDGGAVDYRGTVRFERDSDGSFAHVECDTIIMDDKSSSDTIPYNTILNGNVSMEHEAKVSKISEEQLYYLMSRGISEAKATEMIIMGFVEPFTKELPMEYAVELNRLISYEMEGSVG
- a CDS encoding GNAT family N-acetyltransferase, which produces MLTNQLATTSDYALVLDIWERSVLATHNFLQPEDVIFYKTQIPQFLAQTVLRIWSLDNQPIGFSGTNAQELEMLFLDPHYIGGGYGHQILDWLINNQQINKIDVNEQNQRAKTFYLKHGFTVASRSERDGFDKPYPILHLTR
- the sufD gene encoding Fe-S cluster assembly protein SufD, with protein sequence MKKKLAITPEQVAAFSIAHQEPDWFAALRQTALGQIEKLDLPIFEKINYKHWPIMAASAPTLTTSATDTLPEMVADLTADQPYVVQVGQTIAKLNLPSELAEQGVIFTDIFTALQDYPELVHEYYMQVTVKPDEDRLTAFHTALMNSGMFLYVPKNVVIKQPITAYYVQDSTQATDFIHHVLIVAEQNSEFSYLENLQTMGDHKNLANMVVEVIAKDNSHVHFSAVDAFGKSVTTYLNRRGHLMRDARIDWALGFMNDGNIIGDFDSDLVGDGSHAETKVVAISTGKQIQGIDTRVTNIGPRSIGHILQHGVILEDATLTFNGIGHIIKGAKGADAQQENRVLMLSRTARGDANPLLLIDENDVQAGHAASVGRVNEQQMYYLMSRGLSKEVAQRLVIRGFLGAVLTEIPDKNVRQQLTDTIERKLIDGQKSEH
- a CDS encoding bifunctional folylpolyglutamate synthase/dihydrofolate synthase is translated as MQDEEIITQLPGMLYGEDERVTLLRQILKAMGQPDHAFSIIHVCGTNGKGSTSAMIAAILQASGYSVGLFTSPHIMAVEESIQINRQLISKAQFERLLTTVQTVLKKLGFDPTTDLSYFETLVLVALVYFKQQQVDYVLWECGLGGALDATNAVDRVAYTLFTKISLDHMALLGDTIEAIATTKSKIIRPQTPVIVAPEQTKTALHVLEAEAGRQSAPLQIASRDWLVTSHPTSAGQAVTIKLPERASLTISLALAGTYQLENLLTVLTWYRQFCRDQGQALDEAVLQRALEQVGLPGRFERLATEPLVVIDGAHNPDGIRQFVRSVQERYSDYDLTIVTGFLKDKAVAECLQLLTQLPARFILTTPINPDDRQLPVAELGALYTQITGQTTPEYPAIEAALKAANQSVRGPKPQVILVVGSFYLLKTVRQHFLN
- a CDS encoding SUF system NifU family Fe-S cluster assembly protein, with amino-acid sequence MALSKLDNLYRQVILDHSQHPHHHGHLDTVDHEIELRNPTCGDALQLEIALEDNRISQIAFSGEGCTISQASASMMTDAVLHKTPAEAEVMIERFSDMVIGDRDEDWTILEDAAILQGVQQFPARIKCATLAWKALHKALNSDTNTATTGQIVNHAETEGTD
- the folB gene encoding dihydroneopterin aldolase, which encodes MYHIKINNMQFHSHIGVFQAEKDLGQRIEIDLKVAIMTPYQGDELTDTVSYADFYEVIAQLIAKSRANLVETIAHEIIQAIHALDTERIGSVAVKVRKIAVPIEGIFDHVEIEMEG
- the folE gene encoding GTP cyclohydrolase I FolE — protein: MIEQAKQQIEKDVRDILKQVGDDPERAGVLETPQRVAKMYGEVLAYQGETIFKDYKLFETEETDDDQMVMMQDIPFYSMCEHHMLPFFGQVSVAYLPANGQIIGLSKIPRLVDFVSKRLSVQENLTRDIGQILNQILKPHGVAVQVTARHMCVEMRGIKKANSQTHTTFYSGNFKTDRQLRSEFLQLLK
- a CDS encoding DUF378 domain-containing protein, with product MKTLDNIALALLIVGGLNWLLVGLFKFDLVAMLFGGQAAIISRIVYVLVGLSALYCIKLFANINNMAR